One part of the Aspergillus fumigatus Af293 chromosome 7, whole genome shotgun sequence genome encodes these proteins:
- a CDS encoding Zn(II)2Cys6 transcription factor codes for MNDPTSTPRQIVPGRVQTSPTSPTSDSPPQGSQASPTSSWKKRVSTACLACKKSKRKVGGRPLTFHFRSSGPNRSNLLDMDTDMADNAAKCSGVPPCDNCRAFNRVCIFDESLDQRRRVAQKRTAEELNYHRDMLNDLFRVIRTADEPHALKLLEIIRKNATAEEIRAFIDETLIRLDGEGRGAGYGQAVQKLEDVRRTIDVEGADPSFRRKVMDIHYLCDEAPWKVPAKPWTSVTEDEDLVSHLVSLYFTWDYPFHAFLDRDVFLAHMARGREDSDFCSPFLVNALLANACHFSEFSEAYVVPGDLVTKGADFLSEAERLREEDSPKLSLAYLQGTLLLYEKYSISGNDDLGYLMLHQAIRAGESLGLFGPKCLKFDHTTPEMDISIRRTAWGLFQIDTVVHTGFLRPSLIAKVNVDRIGREDDGASLWTPYPSHRAARPAYLNQYFDESCNLCEIARDISRVLFADDQSHASTAYRRQTKDDLYERLRRWHNALPDVFDPGRRPPPHIILLRLRYFTLVINLFSCSSSTDDTSSLASNAPKTPESPPRQSPIGRYNAWEITQSAARGISSLTRLHRREYGMSRAHHFAMYAINLALFAMLEQESFDILDSDFLSLASSFSIIASRSYLGRSLFHLFRQSVRAKSQGRRIRQSSSVSDELKDLFDEETPINEPTRWDEYAEGLQKLKEDERYHGTGEGELGLQDYPGLGLFDMLDRYESLSLGKDEIVPERRKPSGC; via the exons ATGAATGATCCAACGTCAACACCTCGCCAGATAGTCCCCGGCCGGGTACAGACCTCGCCCACTTCGCCGACATCAGACAGTCCCCCTCAGGGAAGCCAAGCGTCGCCGACGAGTTCATGGAAGAAACGCGTGTCGACGGCGTGTTTGGCATGTAAGAAGTCAAAGCGAAAGGTGGGAGGGCGCCCCCTTACTTTTCATTTTCGCTCGTCTGGACCGAACCGCTCCAACCTTCTGGACATGGACACGGACATGGCTGACAATGCAGCGAAGTGCTCCGGGGTACCTCCCTGCGACAACTGCCGCGCCTTCAACCGCGTGTGCATCTTCGACGAGTCACTCGACCAGCGCCGGCGCGTCGCCCAGAAACGCACCGCCGAGGAACTCAACTACCACCGGGACATGCTCAACGATCTCTTCCGGGTGATCCGCACCGCGGACGAGCCTCACGCACTCAAGCTGCTGGAGATCATCCGCAAGAACGCAACCGCCGAGGAGATCCGCGCGTTCATCGACGAGACGCTCATCCGGCTGGACGGGGAGGGCCGGGGCGCGGGCTATGGCCAGGCGGTGCAGAAGCTCGAGGATGTGCGGCGGACGATCGATGTCGAGGGGGCGGATCCCAGCTTCCGGCGGAAGGTCATGGACATCCATTATCTGTGCGATGAGGCGCCGTGGAAGGTGCCTGCGAAGCCGTGGACGAGTGTCacggaggatgaggacctCGTTTCGCACCTGGTCTCGTTGTATTTTACGTGGGATTATCCGTTCCATGCGTTTTTGGACCGCGATGTCTTCCTGGCGCATATGGCAAGGGGGAGGGAGGATTCGGACTTTTGCAGTCCGTTTCTGGTGAATGCGTTGTTGGCAAATGCTTGT CACTTCTCCGAGTTCTCCGAGGCGTATGTCGTGCCGGGCGACTTGGTGACCAAGGGCGCGGACTTTTTGTCGGAAGCGGAGAggctgagggaggaggaCTCTCCAAAGCTCAGTCTGGCGTACCTGCAGGGGACGTTGCTGTTGTATGAAAA ATACTCCATCTCCGGGAACGATGACCTCGGATACCTTATGCTGCATCAGGCCATCCGGGCCGGCGAGTCTCTTGGTCTCTTTGGCCCGAAATGCTTGAAGTTTGACCACACCACGCCCGAGATGGATATCTCTATCAGGCGGACGGCCTGGGGGCTGTTCCAGATCGATAC CGTGGTGCATACTGGCTTCCTCAGGCCCAGTCTCATCGCCAAAGTCAACGTGGACCGGATCGGTCGAGAGGACGACGGAGCCAGCCTGTGGACGCCGTATCCGTCTCACCGAGCTGCTCGTCCAGCCTACCTCAACCAGTACTTTGACGAGTCGTGCAATCTGTGTGAGATTGCGCGCGACATCTCCCGGGTCTTGTTCGCTGACGACCAGAGCCACGCGTCGACCGCATATCGGCGCCAGACAAAGGACGACCTGTACGAGCGGCTGCGTCGCTGGCACAACGCCTTACCGGACGTCTTCGATCCCGGACGACGGCCTCCACCGCATATCATCCTGCTGCGGCTGCGATACTTTACCCTGGTCATCAATCTGTTCTCGTGCAGTTCGTCCACCGACGATACCTCCAGCCTCGCGTCGAACGCGCCGAAAACCCCTGAGAGCCCGCCGCGACAGAGTCCCATCGGCAGATACAACGCCTGGGAAATCACGCAGTCGGCCGCCCGCGGCATCTCGTCTTTGACGCGGCTCCATCGACGTGAGTACGGCATGAGCCGGGCGCATCACTTCGCCATGTACGCAATCAACCTGGCCCTGTTCGCCATGCTGGAGCAGGAGTCCTTTGATATCCTGGACTCAGACTTCCTGTCGCTTGCCAGCTCCTTCTCGATCATTGCGAGCCGGTCGTACCTCGGTCGGAGCCTGTTTCATCTCTTCCGACAGTCGGTCCGGGCCAAGTCGCAAGGGCGCCGCATTCGCCAGTCAAGTTCGGTGTCGGACGAGCTCAAGGATCTGTTCGATGAGGAGACCCCGATCAACGAGCCGACGCGCTGGGATGAGTACGCTGAGGGTCTacagaagctgaaggaggatgagcGGTACCATGGGACTGGGGAAGGGGAGCTTGGGCTACAGGATTATCCGGGACTGGGACTGTTCGATATGCTGGATCGCTACGAGAGCCTGAGTCTAGGCAAGGATGAGATTGTCCCTGAGCGACGGAAGCCGAGTGGGTGTTGA
- a CDS encoding Zn(II)2Cys6 transcription factor, with protein MEDFSDIYQSTELNPSAESNSVSFEPDQPVPNGLPSALHWQGLSLSPGTPQSGYYLYPNQYDRPAFPHQSSTSSSGRDGTAAGVGPGVAKVAIPRAAPYSIHSQRRRSARACEPCRQRKIKCDGNKPVCRQCHEHHVTCSYLEVKRVRDQKQLEILSHQVKAYESLLRDLEMEVDANAARRIRRTLKTSSRGDKEDGALSDSSSSSAGSLNAIDLVEEDLNRSHRTRASGYFGKNSEVSWMQKLEDEAENRSRMFDGNFETLGLEEQQHLQQKNDVSIATMSYHLDDLSIPLMDDVDPYDLPPKELADRFFAAYMESVHPGFEVIRKTIFATQYRQFFSQPSKPPRRWLAILNMTFALGCRYCLLLNDTANIGNDEDWDDLVYFNRARKLCLGETALFDHTDLQQIQVEILVALYLLTLGQINRASNFASMTFRSALSLGINLRFEDDRTHHASKEARSRLWWSIYVVEHLLTATTGRASCVSESLSAAPLPVPFEEENFDKPHALQLFQNPSMRASHLKLTLLETDEEAHSKAQWLASCEPSPSLFFHCLVDLCAITQAVINKVYSIQGLRDTASQLEQRVRKYSAKLDAWMAQLPPVYRFTSQPHPHDTLHLPDDGFMRERVCLAIAYYSARITISRPCLSRSNPKSSKEPSSPSASPDAPNPKSTSRSMSTTTTTTNEPSCGPNDSSGNTSGTTNNSTTGSNRRTSLSASCLRAACTLISILPETPDPAWLLRFSPWWSILHYLVQATTALLLGLASSTPLPETAAPDTAAVIRCTKKSLRWLHAMGAVYAASRRAFILCDSFIRRIAPSLGVDVGDLPDVAQLPALSTPNPANATTPSFTFMPGGNGNGNGGEASDAAWG; from the coding sequence ATGGAAGACTTCTCCGATATCTATCAATCTACCGAACTGAATCCATCTGCCGAGAGTAACAGCGTCAGCTTCGAACCCGACCAGCCTGTTCCGAACGGTCTCCCGTCCGCTTTACACTGGCAAGGCTTGTCCTTGAGCCCTGGCACACCTCAATCTGGCTACTATCTATATCCCAATCAATACGACAGGCCTGCGTTTCCGCACCAGTCctccacctcatcctcgggaAGAGATGGGACTGCCGCAGGGGTGGGCCCGGGTGTGGCTAAGGTAGCGATCCCCCGAGCTGCGCCGTACAGCATCCATTCGCAGCGTCGCCGGTCGGCGCGAGCCTGCGAGCCTTGCAGACAGCGCAAGATCAAGTGCGACGGCAACAAGCCTGTTTGTCGACAATGTCACGAGCACCATGTCACCTGTTCCTATCTGGAAGTGAAGCGGGTGCGCGATCAGAAGCAGTTGGAGATCTTGTCGCACCAAGTCAAAGCGTACGAGAGTTTACTGCGggatttggagatggaggtgGACGCGAACGCTGCGCGACGCATTAGGAGGACTCTCAAGACTTCCAGCCGCGGGGACAAAGAGGACGGTGCGCTATCGGacagctccagctcgtcgGCCGGGTCGCTCAACGCCATCGACCTGGTCGAAGAGGACCTGAACCGCAGCCACAGGACGCGAGCGTCCGGGTACTTTGGGAAAAACTCCGAGGTGTCCTGgatgcagaagctggaggacgAAGCTGAGAACCGTAGTCGCATGTTCGACGGGAATTTCGAGACTCTGGGTCTCGAAGAGCAACAAcacctgcagcagaagaacgATGTCTCCATCGCGACGATGAGTTACCACCTCGATGATCTGAGTATCCCGCTTATGGACGATGTCGACCCGTATGACCTGCCGCCGAAGGAGCTCGCGGACCGGTTCTTCGCGGCGTACATGGAGTCTGTGCATCCGGGGTTCGAGGTGATTAGGAAGACCATCTTTGCGACCCAGTACCGGCAGTTTTTCAGTCAGCCGTCCAAGCCGCCGCGACGATGGCTGGCGATCTTGAATATGACCTTTGCCTTGGGTTGCCGGTATTGTCTCTTGTTGAACGATACCGCCAATATCGGAAACGATGAGGACTGGGACGACCTCGTCTACTTTAACCGCGCTCGGAAACTGTGTCTGGGCGAGACCGCGCTCTTTGATCATACCGATCTACAGCAGATCCAGGTGGAGATATTAGTGGCCCTGTACCTGCTGACCTTGGGCCAAATCAACCGGGCCTCCAACTTTGCCAGCATGACCTTCCGCTCCGCGCTGTCGCTGGGAATCAACCTGCGGTTTGAGGACGACCGAACGCACCACGCGTCCAAGGAAGCCCGCAGCCGGCTGTGGTGGTCCATCTACGTGGTTGAGCATCTCCTGACAGCCACGACAGGACGCGCTTCCTGCGTCAGCGAAAGCCTCAGCGCCGCACCGCTCCCCGTTCcctttgaagaagagaactTCGACAAACCGCACGCcctgcagctcttccagaACCCCTCGATGCGGGCCAGCCATCTGAAGCTCACCCTTCTCGAGAcagacgaagaagcccaCTCGAAAGCGCAGTGGCTTGCCAGCTGCGAGCCCAGCCCCTCGCTCTTTTTCCATTGTCTGGTCGACCTTTGCGCCATCACCCAGGCCGTCATCAACAAGGTTTACAGTATCCAAGGTCTCCGCGACACAGCCAGCCAACTCGAACAGCGCGTCCGCAAATACTCCGCAAAACTGGACGCCTGGATGGCCCAGCTACCCCCCGTCTACCGCTTCACCTCACAGCCACATCCACACGATACTCTGCACCTTCCCGACGACGGCTTTATGCGCGAACGCGTCTGCCTCGCGATCGCCTACTACAGCGCTCGCATCACCATCAGCCGACCCTGTCTCAGCCGTTCAAACCCCAAGTCCTCCAAAGAaccctcctccccttccGCCTCCCCAGACGCACCCAATCCAAAATCTACCTCCCGCTCAATGtccaccactaccactaccaccaaCGAACCCAGCTGCGGGCCCAACGACAGCAGCGGCAACACCAGCGGCACCACAAACAACAGCACCACCGGCAGCAACCGCCGCACAAGCCTCTCCGCCTCCTGTCTCCGCGCCGCCTGCAccctcatctccatcctcccCGAGACCCCCGACCCCGCCTGGCTCCTCCGCTTCTCCCCCTGGTGGAGCATCCTCCACTACCTAGTGCAAGCTACCACCGCCCTTTTGCTGGGTTTGGCGTCGTCTACCCCCCTTCCCGAGACCGCCGCCCCCGACACCGCGGCCGTCATCCGCTGCACCAAGAAGTCCCTCCGCTGGCTGCATGCTATGGGGGCGGTTTATGCCGCGAGTCGGAGGGCGTTCATCCTTTGCGATAGCTTCATAAGGAGGATTGCGCCCAGTTTGGGTGTTGACGTGGGCGATCTGCCCGATGTGGCGCAGTTGCCTGCCTTGTCTACGCCGAATCCTGCCAATGCGACTACTCCGAGTTTTACTTTTATGCCGGGTGGCAATGGTAATGGAAATGGAGGAGAGGCGTCGGATGCCGCGTGGGGTTGA